From one Malus sylvestris chromosome 1, drMalSylv7.2, whole genome shotgun sequence genomic stretch:
- the LOC126625296 gene encoding gibberellin 20 oxidase 2: MAVECMIKPSSMQTMAQPPSPQTQKTQQHKEDDQKPLVFDASVLRYQTEIPSQFIWPDDEKPCKNTPELRVPLIDLGGFLSGDKEAAAKASQLVGEACQKHGFFLIVNHGVDNTLIADAHRCMDDFFGMPLSEKQRAQRKAGESCGYASSFTGRFSSKLPWKETLSFSYSAEKGSINIIQDYFCNKMGEEFKEFGRVYQDYSEAMSTLSIGIMELLGLSLGVDRAYFKEFFEDNDSIMRLNYYPPCQKPEQTLGTGPHCDPTSLTILHQDQVGGLEVFVDDQWHSISPNLNAFVVNIGDTFMALSNGKYKSGLHRAVVNSETPRKSLAFFLCPRDDKVVKPPSGLVDTSSPRKYPDFTWSMLLEFTMKHYRADVKTLQAFSNWVQQKTNQKL, encoded by the exons ATGGCTGTTGAGTGCATGATCAAACCCAGCAGCATGCAAACCATGGCACAACCTCCCTCCCCACAAACGCAGAAAACCCAGCAGCACAAAGAGGATGACCAGAAACCATTGGTTTTTGATGCCTCAGTTTTAAGGTACCAAACTGAAATTCCGAGTCAGTTCATATGGCCCGATGACGAAAAGCCTTGCAAAAATACTCCCGAGCTCCGAGTCCCACTCATAGACTTGGGAGGCTTTCTCTCGGGCGACAAAGAAGCCGCTGCGAAAGCCTCGCAACTTGTAGGAGaggcatgccagaagcatggaTTTTTCCTCATCGTGAATCACGGCGTCGACAATACGCTCATCGCGGACGCTCACCGCTGCATGGATGACTTTTTTGGAATGCCACTCTCCGAAAAACAGAGAGCTCAAAGGAAAGCAGGGGAGAGCTGTGGCTATGCCAGCAGCTTCACTGGCAGATTCTCCTCAAAACTCCCGTGGAAGGAGACTCTCTCTTTCAGCTACTCCGCCGAAAAAGGCTCAATCAATATTATCCAAGATTATTTTTGCAACAAAATGGGAGAAGAATTCAAGGAATTCGG GAGGGTTTACCAAGATTATAGTGAGGCTATGAGCACACTTTCTATTGGGATCATGGAACTTCTGGGACTGAGCCTTGGAGTCGACAGAGCTTACTTCAAGGAGTTTTTCGAAGACAATGATTCGATAATGAGGCTTAATTACTACCCACCATGCCAGAAACCTGAGCAGACTTTAGGCACTGGCCCTCATTGTGACCCAACttctttgaccattcttcacCAAGACCAAGTTGGAGGCCTTGAAGTCTTTGTTGATGATCAATGGCACTCCATTAGCCCTAATTTAAATGCCTTTGTAGTCAACATTGGTGACACCTTCATG GCTCTTTCAAACGGGAAGTACAAGAGCGGGCTGCACAGGGCAGTGGTGAACAGTGAAACACCAAGGAAGTCTCTTGCATTCTTCTTGTGTCCGAGAGACGATAAAGTAGTGAAGCCGCCGAGCGGGTTGGTAGATACTTCGAGTCCGAGAAAATACCCGGATTTCACATGGTCGATGCTGCTGGAGTTCACAATGAAGCATTACAGAGCCGACGTGAAAACCCTGCAAGCCTTCTCAAACTGGGTTCAACAGAAAACCAACCAAAAACTGTGA